From the genome of Deinococcus sp. JMULE3, one region includes:
- the recF gene encoding DNA replication and repair protein RecF (All proteins in this family for which functions are known are DNA-binding proteins that assist the filamentation of RecA onto DNA for the initiation of recombination or recombinational repair.), which produces MRLDSLSTLNYRNLAPCTLLFPAGVTGVFGENGAGKTNLLEAAFLALTGLTDVTRLEQLVQQGETEAYVRADLESSGSLSVQEVGLGRGRRQLKVDGVRVRTGDLPRGSAVWIRPEDSELVFGSPSGRRAFLDSLLSRLSARYAEVLSRYERTVSQRNAALRGGEEWAMHVWDESLVRLGTEIMTVRRRALVRLNELAAEANAALGSRKGLTLSLAESTTPETYAHDLASRRAEELARGSTATGPHRDDLVLTLGDFPAGEYASRGEGRTVALALRRAELELLAERFGERPVLLIDDFSAELDPGRRAFLLDLAASVPQAIVTGTERAPGAALTLRAHGGRFTPEVTPESLPEEVSA; this is translated from the coding sequence GTGCGTCTGGATTCGCTGTCCACCCTGAACTACCGGAATCTCGCCCCGTGTACCTTGCTGTTCCCGGCGGGCGTGACCGGCGTGTTCGGGGAGAACGGGGCGGGCAAGACGAACCTGCTGGAGGCGGCGTTCCTGGCGCTGACCGGCCTGACGGACGTGACGCGCCTGGAACAGCTGGTGCAGCAGGGCGAGACGGAAGCGTACGTGCGGGCGGACCTGGAAAGCAGCGGCAGCCTGAGTGTGCAGGAGGTCGGCCTGGGGCGCGGGCGGCGGCAGCTGAAGGTGGACGGCGTGCGGGTCCGCACCGGCGACCTGCCGCGTGGGAGCGCCGTGTGGATCCGCCCGGAGGACAGTGAACTGGTGTTCGGGTCGCCGTCGGGGCGGCGGGCGTTCCTGGATTCGCTGCTGTCGCGCCTGAGTGCCCGTTACGCGGAGGTCCTGTCGCGGTACGAGCGGACGGTGTCGCAGCGCAACGCGGCCCTGCGCGGCGGAGAGGAGTGGGCGATGCACGTCTGGGACGAGTCCCTGGTGCGCCTGGGCACCGAGATCATGACGGTGCGCCGCCGCGCGCTGGTGCGCCTGAACGAACTGGCGGCCGAGGCGAACGCGGCACTGGGCAGCCGCAAGGGCCTGACGCTGAGCCTCGCGGAGTCCACCACGCCTGAGACGTACGCGCATGACCTGGCGTCGCGCCGCGCGGAGGAACTCGCGCGGGGCAGCACGGCGACCGGTCCGCACCGCGACGATCTGGTCCTGACGCTGGGGGACTTCCCCGCCGGGGAGTACGCCAGTCGCGGCGAGGGCCGCACGGTGGCGCTGGCGCTGCGCCGCGCGGAACTGGAACTCCTGGCGGAACGCTTCGGCGAGCGGCCGGTGCTGCTGATCGACGATTTCTCGGCGGAACTCGATCCGGGGCGGCGGGCGTTCCTGCTGGACCTGGCGGCCAGCGTGCCGCAGGCGATCGTGACGGGGACCGAGCGGGCGCCGGGCGCGGCGCTGACCCTGCGGGCGCACGGGGGCCGCTTCACGCCCGAGGTCACCCCTGAATCCCTGCCCGAGGAGGTCAGCGCGTGA
- a CDS encoding PaaI family thioesterase yields MTTSSRPVPSPDDLTAFGAGHLPGLIGIRFTHAERGLLRSELTVRPELLAPNGFLHAASVVALADTTCGYGTRILLPEGAQSFTTIELKSNHLGTARDGTVTCEARNVHAGRTTQVWDAEVRAPDGKLMALFRCTQAVLYPR; encoded by the coding sequence ATGACCACCTCCTCCCGGCCCGTCCCCAGCCCGGACGACCTGACCGCGTTCGGCGCCGGGCACCTGCCCGGCCTGATCGGCATCCGCTTCACGCACGCCGAGCGGGGCCTGCTGCGCAGCGAACTGACCGTGCGGCCCGAACTGCTCGCCCCGAACGGCTTCCTGCACGCCGCGAGCGTCGTCGCGCTGGCCGATACCACCTGCGGGTACGGCACCCGCATCCTCCTGCCCGAGGGCGCCCAGTCGTTCACGACCATCGAACTCAAGAGCAACCACCTCGGCACCGCCCGCGACGGCACCGTCACCTGCGAGGCCCGCAATGTCCACGCCGGGCGCACCACCCAGGTCTGGGACGCCGAGGTCCGCGCGCCGGACGGCAAACTCATGGCCCTGTTCCGCTGCACGCAGGCCGTGCTGTACCCCCGCTGA
- the aat gene encoding leucyl/phenylalanyl-tRNA--protein transferase — translation MPAAQPWLTHPDPLTRQVARAYAQGAFLMDNGDGVQFYSVDDRAIVPLTEAGGLHVARRLRRDLQHFTYRVDTNFDAVLAGCRGQLPGSPPRDGEWISDDLTAIYAHLHDTGLAHSFEAYRDGELAGGVLGLALGGAFIAESKFHRVTNGSKAALIGLAGHLHARGFTLLDAQIQNPHLQTLGVYEISADDYAQRLQAALSTDVTL, via the coding sequence GTGCCCGCCGCGCAGCCCTGGCTGACCCACCCCGACCCCCTGACCCGGCAGGTCGCCCGCGCCTACGCGCAGGGTGCCTTCCTGATGGACAACGGCGACGGCGTGCAGTTCTACAGCGTCGACGACCGCGCCATCGTGCCCCTGACCGAGGCTGGCGGCCTGCACGTCGCCCGCCGACTCCGGCGCGACCTGCAGCACTTCACGTACCGCGTGGACACCAACTTCGACGCCGTCCTCGCCGGGTGCCGCGGCCAGCTCCCCGGCAGCCCCCCCCGCGACGGCGAGTGGATCAGCGACGACCTCACCGCCATCTACGCCCACCTGCACGACACCGGCCTCGCGCACTCCTTCGAGGCGTACAGAGACGGGGAACTCGCGGGTGGTGTCCTCGGCCTCGCCCTCGGCGGCGCGTTCATCGCCGAGAGTAAATTCCACCGCGTCACCAACGGCAGCAAGGCCGCCCTGATCGGCCTCGCCGGACACCTGCACGCCCGGGGCTTCACCCTCCTCGACGCGCAGATCCAGAACCCGCACCTCCAGACCCTCGGCGTGTACGAGATCAGCGCCGACGACTACGCCCAGCGGCTCCAGGCGGCCCTGAGCACCGACGTCACGCTGTAG
- a CDS encoding toprim domain-containing protein: protein MSALQRALEALTPGAVLRNLAAYLGKSAPHLHSEAQGEVCDFRPGQEEENPSLSYGRGTSGPVFHRFGGDSFEGGAVAFLQSAGLAKGDAVRLLLDWAGVKDEPGERGTVPTSRPAQVDRKAARLAKADAALSKLHPLEAAKHGAALRGWERLQAGDTHPEALELARRGLTPALASGLLTAYRWTGDAGGGKRRTLSRHILPGAVAFEVPGPDGTPWAVKARNPGDKAALKAANTQRYVYVSAGQSTPALCGPGQVGAARVLIVEGELNAVACVLMLGAAARGADGVAPVEAARGWAVQGVASASALPHVAHLGEGAQVYVYADPDPEGEEARVKWAELLTARGCHVFQVGGTASPFAVPGKADADACDALGSVGQGADPDAHAAHLGARLLQAVEVAQPWKAPEEATPPAGEDRPAWCEPGDVPTGPRTAYGVRGGKLAALTLKKEDGEEWVSAETLADFAAFITAEVIEEDGSGDARRVFQIEGTRPDGAPLFPPVVTVTTAEFSGMAWPVAKWGGEARMPAGNGKKDKARDALQVLSNARGYPRRTVYQHTGWIQHPEHGPVYLTAGAVIGARGGVAGVSVELTGRLSAYALPDPARLDGGAARPVEEVRAAVRASLALLELAPDAVGVPMLGAAYRAALGQADFVVWTVGETGRHKTAFMGLVMAHYGARWGRKFLPDGWNTSANALESNAFRVKDALFVIDDFKPSGSVGDRAKLDGTASRVIQGAADGAGRGTLTADRRARAALYPRGLIAASAEDLPRGHSNRARLVMVEVARRLIDSPAKSKAYYQGEENAVGGVYALALAGFVQGVASSWDAVRVGGAAHGARVRALSPHFQGAHGRTGDAAAELAYGWEVFLSYAVQVGAVSEGDALALWARVGDALRDTAQGQAEHLRDADPVARALALLSGLLAQGRVYLEDLRGGGTPDPDVAPACGWQRRVFSGEEETFSTKPGAVMIGYHVHEGGQDWACFLPDGLHEALQRAAQGQAGAALPDAAKLWGNMRDRLHGAGLMRCEVEAGGRVRATAKRKTPDGQRKHLLMLRLPLGDSYETVGTLGTLGTQGEESATSTAFHCVPNLNYFSDELGTLGTLRKEETSFPSPVTPDPAPHALTLEDLEGYAEGEDLPGVVTL, encoded by the coding sequence GTGAGTGCCTTACAGCGTGCCCTCGAGGCGCTGACGCCCGGCGCGGTGCTTCGGAACTTGGCGGCGTACCTGGGCAAGAGTGCCCCGCACCTGCACAGCGAAGCGCAGGGCGAAGTGTGCGACTTCCGGCCCGGTCAGGAAGAGGAAAACCCGTCCCTGTCCTACGGGCGCGGCACGTCCGGCCCGGTCTTCCACAGGTTCGGCGGTGACAGCTTCGAGGGGGGCGCAGTGGCGTTCCTGCAGTCGGCAGGGCTGGCGAAGGGGGACGCGGTGCGCCTGTTGCTCGACTGGGCGGGCGTGAAGGATGAACCCGGCGAAAGGGGAACGGTTCCCACCTCGAGGCCCGCGCAGGTGGACCGGAAGGCGGCGCGGCTGGCGAAGGCTGACGCGGCCCTCTCGAAGTTGCACCCGCTCGAGGCGGCAAAGCACGGCGCAGCCCTGCGCGGCTGGGAACGCCTGCAGGCGGGGGACACGCACCCGGAAGCGCTCGAGCTGGCCCGGCGCGGCCTGACTCCGGCCCTGGCGTCCGGCCTGCTGACCGCGTACCGCTGGACAGGGGACGCGGGGGGCGGGAAGCGGCGCACGCTGTCCCGGCACATCCTGCCCGGCGCGGTGGCCTTCGAGGTGCCCGGCCCGGACGGGACGCCCTGGGCGGTGAAGGCCAGGAACCCCGGAGATAAGGCGGCACTCAAGGCAGCGAACACGCAGCGGTACGTGTACGTGTCCGCCGGGCAGTCCACCCCGGCCCTGTGTGGCCCCGGTCAGGTGGGCGCGGCGCGCGTCCTGATCGTCGAAGGGGAACTGAACGCGGTCGCGTGCGTGCTGATGCTGGGCGCGGCGGCGCGGGGCGCTGACGGTGTGGCCCCGGTCGAAGCGGCGCGCGGCTGGGCTGTGCAGGGCGTGGCGTCCGCTTCCGCCCTGCCCCACGTGGCCCACCTGGGGGAAGGCGCGCAGGTGTATGTGTACGCAGACCCGGACCCGGAAGGCGAAGAGGCCCGCGTGAAGTGGGCGGAGCTGCTGACGGCGCGCGGCTGCCACGTCTTCCAGGTGGGCGGCACCGCGTCCCCCTTCGCCGTCCCTGGGAAAGCGGACGCTGACGCCTGTGACGCCCTGGGCAGCGTGGGCCAGGGGGCAGACCCGGACGCGCACGCCGCCCACCTGGGCGCGCGGCTCTTGCAGGCGGTCGAAGTCGCGCAGCCCTGGAAGGCCCCCGAAGAGGCCACGCCCCCCGCCGGGGAAGACCGGCCCGCGTGGTGTGAACCTGGGGACGTGCCCACCGGCCCCCGCACGGCCTACGGGGTGCGCGGCGGGAAGCTCGCAGCGCTGACCCTCAAGAAAGAGGACGGCGAAGAGTGGGTGAGTGCGGAAACCCTGGCAGACTTCGCGGCGTTCATCACGGCGGAAGTGATCGAAGAGGACGGCAGCGGGGACGCGCGGCGCGTCTTCCAGATCGAAGGCACCCGCCCGGACGGCGCGCCCCTCTTCCCGCCGGTCGTGACCGTCACGACAGCCGAGTTTTCCGGCATGGCGTGGCCCGTGGCGAAGTGGGGCGGTGAGGCCCGGATGCCCGCCGGGAACGGCAAGAAAGACAAAGCGCGGGACGCCCTGCAGGTCCTGAGCAACGCACGCGGATACCCGCGCCGCACGGTGTACCAGCACACCGGATGGATTCAGCACCCGGAGCATGGGCCGGTGTACCTGACGGCCGGCGCAGTGATCGGGGCGCGGGGCGGCGTGGCGGGCGTCAGCGTGGAACTCACGGGGCGGCTGTCCGCCTACGCCCTGCCGGACCCTGCGCGCCTCGATGGGGGGGCGGCCCGTCCGGTCGAAGAGGTGCGCGCGGCGGTGCGGGCGTCCCTGGCCTTGCTCGAGCTGGCCCCGGACGCGGTGGGCGTGCCCATGCTGGGCGCGGCGTACCGGGCGGCGCTGGGTCAGGCGGACTTCGTGGTGTGGACGGTCGGGGAAACCGGGCGGCACAAGACGGCGTTCATGGGCCTTGTCATGGCGCACTACGGGGCGCGGTGGGGCCGGAAGTTCCTTCCTGACGGGTGGAACACGTCAGCAAATGCGCTCGAGAGTAACGCCTTCCGGGTGAAAGACGCGCTGTTCGTGATTGATGACTTCAAGCCGTCCGGGAGTGTGGGGGACCGGGCGAAACTGGACGGCACGGCGTCCCGCGTGATTCAGGGCGCGGCGGACGGGGCGGGGCGCGGGACGCTGACCGCTGACCGGCGGGCGCGGGCGGCGCTGTACCCGCGCGGGCTGATCGCGGCGTCAGCGGAAGACCTGCCACGCGGGCACAGCAACCGGGCGCGGTTGGTGATGGTCGAAGTGGCGCGCCGCCTGATTGATTCCCCGGCGAAGTCGAAGGCGTACTACCAGGGCGAAGAGAACGCCGTGGGGGGCGTGTACGCGCTGGCCCTGGCGGGCTTCGTTCAGGGCGTGGCGTCTTCCTGGGACGCGGTGCGGGTGGGCGGCGCGGCGCACGGCGCGCGGGTGCGTGCCCTGTCTCCGCACTTCCAGGGCGCGCACGGTCGCACCGGGGACGCGGCGGCAGAGCTGGCTTACGGGTGGGAAGTGTTCCTGTCCTACGCGGTTCAGGTGGGCGCGGTCAGTGAGGGGGACGCGCTGGCCCTGTGGGCGCGGGTGGGGGACGCCCTGCGGGACACGGCGCAGGGGCAGGCGGAACACCTGCGGGACGCTGATCCGGTGGCCCGCGCGCTGGCCCTGCTGTCCGGCCTACTCGCGCAGGGCCGCGTGTACCTCGAAGACCTGCGCGGGGGCGGCACACCTGACCCGGACGTGGCCCCGGCGTGCGGGTGGCAGCGGCGCGTGTTCAGCGGCGAAGAGGAAACGTTCAGCACGAAGCCGGGCGCGGTCATGATCGGCTATCACGTGCATGAGGGCGGGCAGGACTGGGCGTGCTTCCTGCCGGACGGTCTTCACGAGGCGCTGCAGCGGGCGGCGCAGGGGCAGGCGGGCGCGGCCCTGCCGGACGCTGCGAAGCTGTGGGGGAACATGCGGGACCGCCTTCACGGTGCGGGCCTGATGCGGTGCGAGGTCGAAGCCGGGGGGCGGGTGCGGGCCACGGCGAAGAGGAAAACGCCGGACGGTCAGCGGAAGCACCTGCTGATGCTGCGCCTTCCCCTGGGGGACTCCTATGAAACTGTGGGGACTCTGGGGACTCTGGGGACACAGGGCGAAGAAAGCGCGACTAGCACGGCATTTCACTGTGTCCCCAACTTAAATTATTTCTCTGATGAATTGGGGACTTTGGGGACTCTAAGGAAGGAAGAGACGTCTTTCCCTTCGCCGGTCACCCCTGACCCCGCCCCCCACGCGCTGACCCTCGAAGACCTGGAAGGCTACGCGGAAGGCGAAGACCTGCCCGGCGTGGTGACCCTGTGA